The sequence GAGCACCCGGGCCAGTTGGTCGGCGATCACCCCGTTGTTGTCCCGCTGCTCATCGAGCAGATGCAGGTCGACCACGTCGCCGAAGTGGAGGGTACGGAACCCGGGAACGGTGCGGTGCATGGTGATGTATTCATCGATCCCCGCGTCGACCCCGTCCCACCAGTGGGTCAGGTCGTCCGAGGCGAAGCGTTCATCGAGCCGCTGAAGGTAGGACTCCATCGTGCGCAGCGTGAGCGCCTGCACGATCGCCCGCTTGTCCGGGAAGAACTGGTAGACCGACCCGATCGCCACCTCGGCCCGCTCGGCGAGCAGGGTGGTGGTCAGTCCCTCGTACCCCACCTCGTCGACGAGTTCGGCGCAGGCGTCCAGCATCCGCTGGACCCGTGCGACACTCCGACCCTGCACTGGTACCCGGCGCAGCGGCCCGGTCGTGGCGGCTGAAGTGGACACGCGCCACCCCCTCTCGACGGATGAACATATCTACACGTCACGGGACCGTGACTACCGGTACAACGAGCGGACCTCGA is a genomic window of Micromonospora tarapacensis containing:
- a CDS encoding TetR family transcriptional regulator, which produces MLDACAELVDEVGYEGLTTTLLAERAEVAIGSVYQFFPDKRAIVQALTLRTMESYLQRLDERFASDDLTHWWDGVDAGIDEYITMHRTVPGFRTLHFGDVVDLHLLDEQRDNNGVIADQLARVLTERFGLADVPELRFHLEIAVEAADALIKLAFRRKPDGDDRVLTEAKALIREYLHRQMDARGETGHRPVVQPAKPADDQIVGSAQPAAQPA